A segment of the Candidatus Eisenbacteria bacterium genome:
GGGAGATCGATCGCAGCAAGGCCGAGTACATCCTCACCGGCTGCGGCACCTGCAACATCCAGATCGCCAACGGCGTGAAGCGCCCGGTCGTGCACACGATGGAGATCCTGCGCCGGGCGTACGGAATCTGACCTATACTCTCGTCCGGCCCGGACCGGCGCTCTCCCCGCGCACGGGGGTCCGGCCCGTGCTCACCCGGGAGAACCCTCCCGAATGATCGAGCAATGCCTTTCGCGCTACCGGATCCTCCGGCAGATCGGGTCGGGGGGAATGGGCGTGGTGTATCTCGCCCACGACGAGCGCCTCCAGTGTGACGTGGCCCTCAAGGTCCTCCCGGCCGGGACGATCGCCGACGACACCGCAAGGCGCCGGTTCCGCCAGGAAGCGCTCGCGATCGCGAAGCGAGCCCATCCCAATCTCGTCGTGGTCCGTGACTTCGACACGCAGGACGGGGTGGACTTCCTGGTCATGGAGTACGTCGAGGGACAGAGCCTCGACGAGATGCTGAAGAAGGGAATCCTGCCCGAAGACCAGATCCTCGAGCTCGGCGCGCAGCTCGCGCGTGGGCTTTCGGCGGCACACCGGGCGGGCGTCATCCATCGCGACATCAAGCCGAGCAACATCAAGATCACGCCGGACGGCGTGGTGAAGATCCTCGACTTCGGGCTCGCGAAGGTTCGGGCCGTGGCGGAAGCGAACCCCGAGACCGTCGACGAGGGCTCGATCACGCGGACGGGGCACATCATCGGGACCGTGCCGTATCTCGCTCCCGAGGTGATCCTGGGATCACCGGCCGACGAGAGGAGCGACGTCTACTCCGCGGGCGTGGTGCTCTACGAGATGGCCACGGGGCGCAAACCTCACCCGGGCTCGAACGTGAGCGAGGTCGTTCAGGGAATCATCGGCAGCACGCCGTCCCCGCCCTTGCGCTGGAACCCGGGACTCTCTCCGTCGCTCGATGCGTTGATCCTCAAGTCCATGCACAAGGAGCCGGCGCGGCGCCACGCGTCCGCCGCGGAGCTCGAAGCGGACCTCCGGCGCGTGAGCGACACCTCGCGCGGAGGGAGTGCGCACGCGTGGATGAAGTCACGCTGGATCGTGGTCGCGATCGCGTGCGCGGTGCTCTCCATCGCCGCGGCCTTCCGCTATCTTCCCGGCCTCATGACGGGCGTCGGGTCCAGGACCGCGGTCGCCTCGCTTGCCGTTCTTCCCCTGCGCACCGCTTCGGGGGACACGGCGCAGGACTACTTCGCGGACGGAATGACGGACGAGCTGATCACGACGCTCTCGGGCATCAACGGCATCAGCGTGATCTCGCGCACCTCGGCGATGGCGTTCAAGGGATCGAACAAGCCCGTTCGTGAGATCGCGCGCGAGCTGGGAGTTCACTGGATCGTGGAAGGATCGGTCGTGCGCGTGGACTCGCTCGTGAGGATCAACGCGAGCCTCGTGGACGCGAAGCGCGACCGGAGTCTCTGGGCGCGCCGGTACGAGGGAACGCTGGACGACGTCCTCTCGCTGCAAGCGAGCATGGCACAAGCCATCTCCATGGACGTGAACGTGGCCCTCTCGCCTTCCGAGAAGGAGCGCCTCGAAGACCGATCCTCCGTGAAAGCCGAGGCGCTCGAGGCCTATCTCCGCGGACACTACTACTGGAACCGCCGTGAGGAGCCGGATTTGCAGCGCGCCATCGCCTACTTCGAGAAAGCCATCGAGTTGGACCCCGGCTTCGCGAAGCCGCACGCGGGTCTCGCGGACGTGTACGCGTTCCTGGGGAGATACAGTCTGATCGATCAGCATGTCGCCTACCAGCAGGCGAAGGCTTCCGCCCTTCGCGCCCTGGAGCTGGAGCCCAATTTGGGAGAGGCGCATGCTTCGGTGGGCGAGATGAAGCTGGAGTACGAGTGGGATTGGCCCGGAGCGGAGCAGGAATTCCAGCGGGCGATCGAGCTGAATCCCGGCTACGCGACCGCGCGGCAGTGGTACGCCGAGTACCTCGCGCGCATGGGGAGGCACCGCGAGGCGGAGGTCCAGATCACGCGGGCCCTGGAGCTGGATCCCCTTTCGGAGCCGATTCGTGGCGTGATGGGGAGGATCTACTACTATGGCCGGAACTACGATCGCGCCATCGAGCACTACCGTGCCGCTCTCGAGTCCGCTCCCGATCACGTCCTGACGCGGTTCTACCTGGGAATGGCCCTCCTCGCGAAGGGTCAGGTGGACGACGCGGTCCCGCAGCTCGAGCGCGCGGACCTCGCGTCGGGAGGTGTTCCGCTCACCCGGGCCGGGCTAGGATACGGCTATGCCGCGGCCGGAAGGCGGGACGATGCCGTGCGGATCTATGACGAGCTCGAGCGCTCGAGCGCGGAAGCGCCGGTTTCGCCGATCTTCCTGGCTCTGGTCAGCATGGGCCTTGGCGACAGGGACGCGGTGTTCCGTCACATGGAGGAGGGATTCGCGAGGCGCGATTCCTACCTCGGACACCTGAAGGTCACGCCCATCGCGGATCCGATCCGGGACGACCCGAGGTTCGTCGATCTGCTCCGGCGCCTGAAGCTCGTCTGAGTTCGCGGCCGTAGGCGCGCCCTCACGAAGCGTGGCGTCGCTTCCAATCCGCTCGGGGGTGTACTCCGGCAGGGTCGAGTCCTATACTCTCGCCGACCTCCGCTTCGGTCTCCGGCTCGCCGCGACGCCGAAGACGTCCCTGACGGTCACCGCGGAAAACCTCTTCGATGAACGCCACCAGGACCTCGTGGGCTCAGCCGAAGCGGGCCGCCTTCTTCTCGGGCGGATCGGGGTCGGCTTCCAGCCCCCCTCGGGGCCGCGCCTCTTGCTGCGTATGAGCGAGCAGCGCTACTCCCACTATCGCATTCTCCACCAGATCGGCTCCGGCGGTATGGGGGTCGTGTATCTCGCACGGGACGAACACCTCCACTGCGACGTCGCCCTCAAGGTGTTGCCGGCGGGGACGCTCGCCGACGACATCGCGCGCCGGAGATTCCGGCAGGAGGCGCTCTCGATCGCGCGGCGCGCCCACCGCAATCTGGTCGCGGTGCGGGATTTCGACACGCAGGACGGCGTGGACTTCCTGGTGATGGAGAACGTCGAGGGGGAGGGCCTCGATCAGACGCTGAAGAAGGGGAGCTTGGACGAGGCGACGATCCTGAACCTCGGGGCGCAGCTCGCGAGCGGTCTCGCCGCGGCGCACGGCGCCGGGGTCCTGCACCGCGATATCAAGCCGAGCAACCTGAAGGTGACGCCCGACGGAGATCTCAAGATCCTGGATTTCGGTCTGGCGAAGTTCCGGGCCATGTCGGACGACACGGCTTCCGTCTCGACCATCACGGAGACGGGGCACGTCGTTGGAACACTGCCGTATCTCGCCCCGGAGGTGCTCCTCGGATCGCCCGCGAGCGAGCGGAGCGACATCTACTCCGCCGGTGTCGTGCTCTACGAGATGGCGTCCGGGCGCAGACCCCACCTCGCCGAAGACGCGAGCACGCTGATCCAGGAGATCGTGTCTCAGCAGGCGCCTCCTCCCTCGCGATGGAACCGGAGGATTTCATCCGCGCTCGAGGCGGTGATCCTGAAGGCCATCGACAAGGATCCGTCGCGGCGATACCCCTCCGCCATGGACCTGGAGGTGGACCTTCGCCGTGCGGGAACCAGCTCGCAGATCTACCCGCCCCCTGCCGAGAGCCCGCGACGCAAGTGGATCCGTCGAGCCGCGCTCGCGATCGCCTCCGTTCTCGTGATCCTGCTCGTCATCTACCGGGAGTACGTGCGGGACTGGATCTTCCCACCACCCGCCGTCGCCTCGCTCGCCGTGCTCCCGCTGCGCAGCTCCTCCGCGGATCCTTCGCAGGACTACTTCGCCGATGGAATGACGGACGAGCTGATCACCACGCTCTCCGGGATCGCGGGCCTGAGCGTGATCTCCCGCACCTCCGCCATGAATTTCAAGAAGTCGGGAAAGACGCTTCGCCAGATCGCCCGCGAGCTGGATGTGCGGTGGATCGTGGAAGGCTCGGTGGTGCGTGAGGACTCGCTGGTGCGCATCAACGCCAGCCTCGTGGACGCTGCGCACGACAAGAGCCACTGGGCACGCCGCTACGAGGGGACCCTCAACGACGTGCTTTCCCTGCAGGCGGAGCTCGCGCGCGCCATCGCCCAGGACGTGAACGTGGCGCTCACTCCGACGGAGGAGGCGAGGCTCCGGAAGCGCGGGCCGGTTCAGCCGGGAGCGATGGATGCCTTTCTGCACGGTCACTTCCACTGGAACCGCCGCCAGGGCCCCGACGTGGAACAGGCGCTCCTGTACTACGGCCGCTCGATCGAGCTCGACTCCCGCTTCGCCCGTCCGCACGCGGAGCTGGCGGACGTGTACGGGTTCTTGGGGAACCTCGGCAAGATCCCGCAGGAGTCCGCGTACCGGGCGGCGAAGGGGCACGTGCTTCGCGCCCTCCAGCTCGAGCCCGATCTGGGAGAGGCGCATGCCTCGGTCGCGGTACTGAAGATGGAATTCGAGTGGGACTGGCCCGGTGCGGAGCGGGAGTTCCAGCGCGCCATCGAGCTGAACCCGGGGTACGCCACGGGTCGCCAGTGGTATGCCGAATACCTTGCCCGCATGGGGCGGAACACGGAAGCTGTCTCGGAGATCTCGCGCGCGGTCGAGCTGGACCCGCTGTCCGCACCAGTCGCTGGCATGGTGGGCACGGTCCAGTACTATGGCCGGAAGTACGATCTGGCGATCGAGAGCTACCGTCAGGCCCTTCGGTTGAACCAGGGGCAAGTTCTGGCCCGGTTCTACCTGGGTCTGGCGCTGCTCGCGAACGGAGCCACAGCCGAGGCCGTTACGGAGCTGGAACGCGCGGACGGGGAATCCCGGGGCATCCCCCTGATGCGCGCCGGCCTGGGATACGCCTACGCGGTGGCCGGGCGGCGGCGGGAAGCGGAGCGCGTGTACCAGGAGCTGAGGGCTCGATCCGGCGTTCCCGTCGCTCCGTCGCTCCTGGCCCTGGTGGCCGTTGGGCTCGAGTCCAACGACGCGGCGTTCCGCCACCTGGAGGACGGGTTCGCGCGGCAAGACTCGTATCTGGGCCATCTGAAGGTCTTGCCCGTGGTGGATCCCCTTCGGGGGGATCCGCGATTCACGGATCTGCTGCGTCGGTTGAAGCTCACCTGAGTCCGGGAGGGGGAGGAGGCTGGGAGTGATCGGGGGACTCGAGCTCCATCCGTCGCTGGTTCACTTTCCCATCGCGCTCGTGGCCGTGGGGGCGCTCTTCTCGGTGCTGTATCTCACGCTGCGGCGCGAGTGGCTTCGCTGGTTCGCCCCCATCCTGCTCTCCCTGGCGCTGCTCGGAGCCGTGGCGGCGTACTTCAGCGGCCAGGCTGCCGAGGATCGCGCGGAGGAGATCGGCGTCCCGCACGCCGCGCTCGAAGAGCACGAGTCCGCCGGCATCTGGGCGTTCGGCCTCATCGCGCTGGCATGCCTTCTGTCGTGGGCCACGCACGCGCCGCGTCGCGGCGTCTGGGTTGCCACACTGATCGCCGTGGTTGCCGTCGCCGCCACGTTCCGCGCGGGACACCTGGGGGGAACCCTCGTGTACGTCCATGGGGCCGGGAGGGTCCCGGGAGGGAGCGCGCCACCGGGCGACTCGGAGTAGTCGCCCGGTATCGCCCACTCGTTCTAGACGGTTGCGGCCGCTGCCTCTTCCAGCTCCGCGATCACGATCTTCTT
Coding sequences within it:
- a CDS encoding protein kinase — translated: MIEQCLSRYRILRQIGSGGMGVVYLAHDERLQCDVALKVLPAGTIADDTARRRFRQEALAIAKRAHPNLVVVRDFDTQDGVDFLVMEYVEGQSLDEMLKKGILPEDQILELGAQLARGLSAAHRAGVIHRDIKPSNIKITPDGVVKILDFGLAKVRAVAEANPETVDEGSITRTGHIIGTVPYLAPEVILGSPADERSDVYSAGVVLYEMATGRKPHPGSNVSEVVQGIIGSTPSPPLRWNPGLSPSLDALILKSMHKEPARRHASAAELEADLRRVSDTSRGGSAHAWMKSRWIVVAIACAVLSIAAAFRYLPGLMTGVGSRTAVASLAVLPLRTASGDTAQDYFADGMTDELITTLSGINGISVISRTSAMAFKGSNKPVREIARELGVHWIVEGSVVRVDSLVRINASLVDAKRDRSLWARRYEGTLDDVLSLQASMAQAISMDVNVALSPSEKERLEDRSSVKAEALEAYLRGHYYWNRREEPDLQRAIAYFEKAIELDPGFAKPHAGLADVYAFLGRYSLIDQHVAYQQAKASALRALELEPNLGEAHASVGEMKLEYEWDWPGAEQEFQRAIELNPGYATARQWYAEYLARMGRHREAEVQITRALELDPLSEPIRGVMGRIYYYGRNYDRAIEHYRAALESAPDHVLTRFYLGMALLAKGQVDDAVPQLERADLASGGVPLTRAGLGYGYAAAGRRDDAVRIYDELERSSAEAPVSPIFLALVSMGLGDRDAVFRHMEEGFARRDSYLGHLKVTPIADPIRDDPRFVDLLRRLKLV
- a CDS encoding DUF2231 domain-containing protein — encoded protein: MIGGLELHPSLVHFPIALVAVGALFSVLYLTLRREWLRWFAPILLSLALLGAVAAYFSGQAAEDRAEEIGVPHAALEEHESAGIWAFGLIALACLLSWATHAPRRGVWVATLIAVVAVAATFRAGHLGGTLVYVHGAGRVPGGSAPPGDSE
- a CDS encoding protein kinase, which produces MASLPIRSGVYSGRVESYTLADLRFGLRLAATPKTSLTVTAENLFDERHQDLVGSAEAGRLLLGRIGVGFQPPSGPRLLLRMSEQRYSHYRILHQIGSGGMGVVYLARDEHLHCDVALKVLPAGTLADDIARRRFRQEALSIARRAHRNLVAVRDFDTQDGVDFLVMENVEGEGLDQTLKKGSLDEATILNLGAQLASGLAAAHGAGVLHRDIKPSNLKVTPDGDLKILDFGLAKFRAMSDDTASVSTITETGHVVGTLPYLAPEVLLGSPASERSDIYSAGVVLYEMASGRRPHLAEDASTLIQEIVSQQAPPPSRWNRRISSALEAVILKAIDKDPSRRYPSAMDLEVDLRRAGTSSQIYPPPAESPRRKWIRRAALAIASVLVILLVIYREYVRDWIFPPPAVASLAVLPLRSSSADPSQDYFADGMTDELITTLSGIAGLSVISRTSAMNFKKSGKTLRQIARELDVRWIVEGSVVREDSLVRINASLVDAAHDKSHWARRYEGTLNDVLSLQAELARAIAQDVNVALTPTEEARLRKRGPVQPGAMDAFLHGHFHWNRRQGPDVEQALLYYGRSIELDSRFARPHAELADVYGFLGNLGKIPQESAYRAAKGHVLRALQLEPDLGEAHASVAVLKMEFEWDWPGAEREFQRAIELNPGYATGRQWYAEYLARMGRNTEAVSEISRAVELDPLSAPVAGMVGTVQYYGRKYDLAIESYRQALRLNQGQVLARFYLGLALLANGATAEAVTELERADGESRGIPLMRAGLGYAYAVAGRRREAERVYQELRARSGVPVAPSLLALVAVGLESNDAAFRHLEDGFARQDSYLGHLKVLPVVDPLRGDPRFTDLLRRLKLT